From Ictidomys tridecemlineatus isolate mIctTri1 chromosome 2, mIctTri1.hap1, whole genome shotgun sequence, the proteins below share one genomic window:
- the Shc2 gene encoding SHC-transforming protein 2 isoform X2, with amino-acid sequence MTQGPGWRAPSAPPAPPEPEAPTTFCALLPRMPQWKFVAPGSFLGRGPAAARAADSQTEREGPAGVPALAAAVLGACEPRCAAPCPLPALNRCRAAGVRGPRGARGASGPPEAAADDWVRKGSFIHKPAHGWLHPDAKVLGPGVSYIVRYMGCIEVLRSMRSLDFSTRTQVTREAINRLHEAVPGIRGSWKKKAPNKALASILGKSNLRFAGMSISVNISIEGLNLSVPATRQVVATHHMQSISFASGGDTDMLDYVAYVAKDPINQRACHILECCEGLAQSVIGTVGQAFELRFKQYLHGPPMAAVPPERLTGLEESALGDEEEAEGHDYYNSIPGKEPPPGGLVDSRLPATHPCTLGALSQGSSAWRDACGLQWGLGPSGSAQPGDGYVQADARGPRDYEDHLYVNTQGLDGAEPGDPAPLPPEDSPKKDLFDMRPFEDALKLHACSVGGGAAPLPPPEDQWPSPPTRRAPVAPTEEQLRQEPWYHGRMSRRAAEKLLRVDGDFLVRDSVTNPGQYVLTGMQAGQPKHLLLVDPEGADKGRAVREHQPPHCLPPAERATHRGRRERAAPAWGGPAGALSRALALLLPRCPVVALWCSPSLGPLGRNTSSLLLLPPHEPLERPLPEPHLLPGSCSEGCDPKTDPFCL; translated from the exons ATGACGCAGGGTCCGGGCTGGCGCGCGCCCTCCGCGCCCCCCGCGCCCCCCGAGCCCGAGGCACCCACCACCTTCTGCGCGCTGCTGCCGCGCATGCCTCAGTGGAAGTTTGTGGCGCCCGGCAGCTTCCTGGGCCGCGGCCCCGCAGCAGCGCGGGCGGCGGACTCTCAGACCGAGCGCGAGGGCCCAGCGGGCGTCCCCGCGTTGGCTGCTGCTGTGCTTGGCGCCTGCGAGCCGCGCTGCGCCGCGCCTTGTCCTCTGCCGGCGCTCAACCGCTGCCGAGCTGCGGGGGTGCGCGGGCCTCGGGGCGCGCGGGGTGCGTCCGGGCCCCCAGAAGCCGCCGCGGACGACTGGGTCCGCAAGGGAAGCTTCATCCACAAACCCGCGCATGGCTGGCTGCACCCCGACGCCAAGGTCCTGGGGCCCGGGGTCTCCTACATCGTTCGG tACATGGGCTGCATCGAGGTGCTCCGCTCCATGCGCTCCCTGGACTTCAGCACGCGCACCCAGGTGACCAG GGAAGCCATCAACCGACTGCACGAGGCTGTGCCCGGGATCCGGGGCTCCTGGAAGAAGAAG GCCCCCAATAAGGCGCTGGCCTCCATCCTGGGCAAGAGCAACCTGCGCTTTGCTGGCATGAGCATCTCTGTCAACATCTCCATCGAAGGCCTCAACCTCTCGGTGCCGGCCACCCGCCAG GTCGTGGCCACCCACCACATGCAGTCCATCTCCTTCGCCTCAGGCGGCGACACG GACATGCTGGACTACGTGGCCTATGTCGCCAAGGACCCCATCAACCAGAGAG CCTGCCACATCCTGGAGTGCTGTGAGGGTCTGGCGCAGAGCGTGATCGGCACCGTGGGCCAGGCCTTTGAGCTGCGCTTCAAGCAGTACCTGCATGGCCCCCCCATGGCAGCCGTGCCCCCTGAGAG GCTGACTGGGCTGGAGGAGTCGGCCTTGGGGGACGAGGAGGAGGCCGAGGGACACGATTACTACAACAGCATCCCGGGCAAGGAGCCACCCCCGGGTGGTCTGGTGGACTCCAGGCTCCCAGCCACCCATCCCTGCACCCTCGGGGCCCTCAGCCAG GGCTCATCTGCCTGGAGAGACGCCTGCGGCCTGCAGTGGGGCCTGGGTCCCTCGGGGTCAG CCCAGCCGGGGGACGGCTATGTGCAGGCTGACGCCCGGGGGCCACGGGACTACGAGGACCATCTGTACGTCAACACCCAGGGCCTGGACGGCGCAGAACCCGGGGACCCTGCGCCCCTGCCCCCCGAGGACAGCCCCAAGAAGGACCTGTTTGACATGC GGCCCTTCGAGGACGCCCTGAAGCTGCACGCGTGTTCGGTGGGGGGTGGGGCGGCACCCCTGCCTCCCCCGGAGGACCAGTGGCCCAGCCCCCCCACCCGGCGGGCCCCAGTTGCCCCCACAGAGGAACAGCTGCGGCAGGAGCCCTGGTACCATGGCCGCATGAGTCGGCGGGCAGCGGAGAAGCTGCTCCGTGTGGACGGGGACTTCCTGGTGCGTGACAGTGTCACCAACCCTGGGCAGTATGTCCTCACGGGCATGCAGGCCGGGCAGCCCAAGCACCTGCTGCTGGTGGACCCCGAAG GTGCGGACAAAGGACGTGCTGTTCGAGAGCATCAGCCACCTCATTGCCTACCACCTGCAGAACGGGCAACCCATCGTGGCCGCCGAGAGCGAGCTGCACCTGCGTGGGGTGGTCCCGCGGGAGCCCTGAGCAGG gccctggctctgctgctgccCAGGTGCCCTGTCGTGGCCTTGTGGTGCTCGCCGTCCCTCGGACCTCTCGGCCGGAACACCTCCTCACTGCTGCTCCTTCCTCCGCATGAGCCTCTGGAACGCCCCCTGCCTGAGCCCCACCTGCTGCCAGGCTCCTGCAGCGAGGGCTGTGACCCAAAGACAGACCCTTTCTGCCTTTAA
- the Shc2 gene encoding SHC-transforming protein 2 isoform X5, with protein sequence MTQGPGWRAPSAPPAPPEPEAPTTFCALLPRMPQWKFVAPGSFLGRGPAAARAADSQTEREGPAGVPALAAAVLGACEPRCAAPCPLPALNRCRAAGVRGPRGARGASGPPEAAADDWVRKGSFIHKPAHGWLHPDAKVLGPGVSYIVRYMGCIEVLRSMRSLDFSTRTQVTREAINRLHEAVPGIRGSWKKKAPNKALASILGKSNLRFAGMSISVNISIEGLNLSVPATRQLCPAQGRVAGPAWQQLVTFLPQVVATHHMQSISFASGGDTDMLDYVAYVAKDPINQRACHILECCEGLAQSVIGTVGQAFELRFKQYLHGPPMAAVPPERLTGLEESALGDEEEAEGHDYYNSIPGKEPPPGGLVDSRLPATHPCTLGALSQGSSAWRDACGLQWGLGPSGSAQPGDGYVQADARGPRDYEDHLYVNTQGLDGAEPGDPAPLPPEDSPKKDLFDMRADKGRAVREHQPPHCLPPAERATHRGRRERAAPAWGGPAGALSRALALLLPRCPVVALWCSPSLGPLGRNTSSLLLLPPHEPLERPLPEPHLLPGSCSEGCDPKTDPFCL encoded by the exons ATGACGCAGGGTCCGGGCTGGCGCGCGCCCTCCGCGCCCCCCGCGCCCCCCGAGCCCGAGGCACCCACCACCTTCTGCGCGCTGCTGCCGCGCATGCCTCAGTGGAAGTTTGTGGCGCCCGGCAGCTTCCTGGGCCGCGGCCCCGCAGCAGCGCGGGCGGCGGACTCTCAGACCGAGCGCGAGGGCCCAGCGGGCGTCCCCGCGTTGGCTGCTGCTGTGCTTGGCGCCTGCGAGCCGCGCTGCGCCGCGCCTTGTCCTCTGCCGGCGCTCAACCGCTGCCGAGCTGCGGGGGTGCGCGGGCCTCGGGGCGCGCGGGGTGCGTCCGGGCCCCCAGAAGCCGCCGCGGACGACTGGGTCCGCAAGGGAAGCTTCATCCACAAACCCGCGCATGGCTGGCTGCACCCCGACGCCAAGGTCCTGGGGCCCGGGGTCTCCTACATCGTTCGG tACATGGGCTGCATCGAGGTGCTCCGCTCCATGCGCTCCCTGGACTTCAGCACGCGCACCCAGGTGACCAG GGAAGCCATCAACCGACTGCACGAGGCTGTGCCCGGGATCCGGGGCTCCTGGAAGAAGAAG GCCCCCAATAAGGCGCTGGCCTCCATCCTGGGCAAGAGCAACCTGCGCTTTGCTGGCATGAGCATCTCTGTCAACATCTCCATCGAAGGCCTCAACCTCTCGGTGCCGGCCACCCGCCAG CTCTGCCCCGCCCAGGGCCGGGTGGCGGGTCCTGCCTGGCAGCAGCTGGTGACCTTCCTCCCCCAGGTCGTGGCCACCCACCACATGCAGTCCATCTCCTTCGCCTCAGGCGGCGACACG GACATGCTGGACTACGTGGCCTATGTCGCCAAGGACCCCATCAACCAGAGAG CCTGCCACATCCTGGAGTGCTGTGAGGGTCTGGCGCAGAGCGTGATCGGCACCGTGGGCCAGGCCTTTGAGCTGCGCTTCAAGCAGTACCTGCATGGCCCCCCCATGGCAGCCGTGCCCCCTGAGAG GCTGACTGGGCTGGAGGAGTCGGCCTTGGGGGACGAGGAGGAGGCCGAGGGACACGATTACTACAACAGCATCCCGGGCAAGGAGCCACCCCCGGGTGGTCTGGTGGACTCCAGGCTCCCAGCCACCCATCCCTGCACCCTCGGGGCCCTCAGCCAG GGCTCATCTGCCTGGAGAGACGCCTGCGGCCTGCAGTGGGGCCTGGGTCCCTCGGGGTCAG CCCAGCCGGGGGACGGCTATGTGCAGGCTGACGCCCGGGGGCCACGGGACTACGAGGACCATCTGTACGTCAACACCCAGGGCCTGGACGGCGCAGAACCCGGGGACCCTGCGCCCCTGCCCCCCGAGGACAGCCCCAAGAAGGACCTGTTTGACATGC GTGCGGACAAAGGACGTGCTGTTCGAGAGCATCAGCCACCTCATTGCCTACCACCTGCAGAACGGGCAACCCATCGTGGCCGCCGAGAGCGAGCTGCACCTGCGTGGGGTGGTCCCGCGGGAGCCCTGAGCAGG gccctggctctgctgctgccCAGGTGCCCTGTCGTGGCCTTGTGGTGCTCGCCGTCCCTCGGACCTCTCGGCCGGAACACCTCCTCACTGCTGCTCCTTCCTCCGCATGAGCCTCTGGAACGCCCCCTGCCTGAGCCCCACCTGCTGCCAGGCTCCTGCAGCGAGGGCTGTGACCCAAAGACAGACCCTTTCTGCCTTTAA
- the Shc2 gene encoding SHC-transforming protein 2 isoform X3 has translation MTQGPGWRAPSAPPAPPEPEAPTTFCALLPRMPQWKFVAPGSFLGRGPAAARAADSQTEREGPAGVPALAAAVLGACEPRCAAPCPLPALNRCRAAGVRGPRGARGASGPPEAAADDWVRKGSFIHKPAHGWLHPDAKVLGPGVSYIVRYMGCIEVLRSMRSLDFSTRTQVTREAINRLHEAVPGIRGSWKKKVVATHHMQSISFASGGDTDMLDYVAYVAKDPINQRACHILECCEGLAQSVIGTVGQAFELRFKQYLHGPPMAAVPPERLTGLEESALGDEEEAEGHDYYNSIPGKEPPPGGLVDSRLPATHPCTLGALSQGSSAWRDACGLQWGLGPSGSAQPGDGYVQADARGPRDYEDHLYVNTQGLDGAEPGDPAPLPPEDSPKKDLFDMRPFEDALKLHACSVGGGAAPLPPPEDQWPSPPTRRAPVAPTEEQLRQEPWYHGRMSRRAAEKLLRVDGDFLVRDSVTNPGQYVLTGMQAGQPKHLLLVDPEGADKGRAVREHQPPHCLPPAERATHRGRRERAAPAWGGPAGALSRALALLLPRCPVVALWCSPSLGPLGRNTSSLLLLPPHEPLERPLPEPHLLPGSCSEGCDPKTDPFCL, from the exons ATGACGCAGGGTCCGGGCTGGCGCGCGCCCTCCGCGCCCCCCGCGCCCCCCGAGCCCGAGGCACCCACCACCTTCTGCGCGCTGCTGCCGCGCATGCCTCAGTGGAAGTTTGTGGCGCCCGGCAGCTTCCTGGGCCGCGGCCCCGCAGCAGCGCGGGCGGCGGACTCTCAGACCGAGCGCGAGGGCCCAGCGGGCGTCCCCGCGTTGGCTGCTGCTGTGCTTGGCGCCTGCGAGCCGCGCTGCGCCGCGCCTTGTCCTCTGCCGGCGCTCAACCGCTGCCGAGCTGCGGGGGTGCGCGGGCCTCGGGGCGCGCGGGGTGCGTCCGGGCCCCCAGAAGCCGCCGCGGACGACTGGGTCCGCAAGGGAAGCTTCATCCACAAACCCGCGCATGGCTGGCTGCACCCCGACGCCAAGGTCCTGGGGCCCGGGGTCTCCTACATCGTTCGG tACATGGGCTGCATCGAGGTGCTCCGCTCCATGCGCTCCCTGGACTTCAGCACGCGCACCCAGGTGACCAG GGAAGCCATCAACCGACTGCACGAGGCTGTGCCCGGGATCCGGGGCTCCTGGAAGAAGAAG GTCGTGGCCACCCACCACATGCAGTCCATCTCCTTCGCCTCAGGCGGCGACACG GACATGCTGGACTACGTGGCCTATGTCGCCAAGGACCCCATCAACCAGAGAG CCTGCCACATCCTGGAGTGCTGTGAGGGTCTGGCGCAGAGCGTGATCGGCACCGTGGGCCAGGCCTTTGAGCTGCGCTTCAAGCAGTACCTGCATGGCCCCCCCATGGCAGCCGTGCCCCCTGAGAG GCTGACTGGGCTGGAGGAGTCGGCCTTGGGGGACGAGGAGGAGGCCGAGGGACACGATTACTACAACAGCATCCCGGGCAAGGAGCCACCCCCGGGTGGTCTGGTGGACTCCAGGCTCCCAGCCACCCATCCCTGCACCCTCGGGGCCCTCAGCCAG GGCTCATCTGCCTGGAGAGACGCCTGCGGCCTGCAGTGGGGCCTGGGTCCCTCGGGGTCAG CCCAGCCGGGGGACGGCTATGTGCAGGCTGACGCCCGGGGGCCACGGGACTACGAGGACCATCTGTACGTCAACACCCAGGGCCTGGACGGCGCAGAACCCGGGGACCCTGCGCCCCTGCCCCCCGAGGACAGCCCCAAGAAGGACCTGTTTGACATGC GGCCCTTCGAGGACGCCCTGAAGCTGCACGCGTGTTCGGTGGGGGGTGGGGCGGCACCCCTGCCTCCCCCGGAGGACCAGTGGCCCAGCCCCCCCACCCGGCGGGCCCCAGTTGCCCCCACAGAGGAACAGCTGCGGCAGGAGCCCTGGTACCATGGCCGCATGAGTCGGCGGGCAGCGGAGAAGCTGCTCCGTGTGGACGGGGACTTCCTGGTGCGTGACAGTGTCACCAACCCTGGGCAGTATGTCCTCACGGGCATGCAGGCCGGGCAGCCCAAGCACCTGCTGCTGGTGGACCCCGAAG GTGCGGACAAAGGACGTGCTGTTCGAGAGCATCAGCCACCTCATTGCCTACCACCTGCAGAACGGGCAACCCATCGTGGCCGCCGAGAGCGAGCTGCACCTGCGTGGGGTGGTCCCGCGGGAGCCCTGAGCAGG gccctggctctgctgctgccCAGGTGCCCTGTCGTGGCCTTGTGGTGCTCGCCGTCCCTCGGACCTCTCGGCCGGAACACCTCCTCACTGCTGCTCCTTCCTCCGCATGAGCCTCTGGAACGCCCCCTGCCTGAGCCCCACCTGCTGCCAGGCTCCTGCAGCGAGGGCTGTGACCCAAAGACAGACCCTTTCTGCCTTTAA
- the Shc2 gene encoding SHC-transforming protein 2 isoform X1 — translation MTQGPGWRAPSAPPAPPEPEAPTTFCALLPRMPQWKFVAPGSFLGRGPAAARAADSQTEREGPAGVPALAAAVLGACEPRCAAPCPLPALNRCRAAGVRGPRGARGASGPPEAAADDWVRKGSFIHKPAHGWLHPDAKVLGPGVSYIVRYMGCIEVLRSMRSLDFSTRTQVTREAINRLHEAVPGIRGSWKKKAPNKALASILGKSNLRFAGMSISVNISIEGLNLSVPATRQLCPAQGRVAGPAWQQLVTFLPQVVATHHMQSISFASGGDTDMLDYVAYVAKDPINQRACHILECCEGLAQSVIGTVGQAFELRFKQYLHGPPMAAVPPERLTGLEESALGDEEEAEGHDYYNSIPGKEPPPGGLVDSRLPATHPCTLGALSQGSSAWRDACGLQWGLGPSGSAQPGDGYVQADARGPRDYEDHLYVNTQGLDGAEPGDPAPLPPEDSPKKDLFDMRPFEDALKLHACSVGGGAAPLPPPEDQWPSPPTRRAPVAPTEEQLRQEPWYHGRMSRRAAEKLLRVDGDFLVRDSVTNPGQYVLTGMQAGQPKHLLLVDPEGADKGRAVREHQPPHCLPPAERATHRGRRERAAPAWGGPAGALSRALALLLPRCPVVALWCSPSLGPLGRNTSSLLLLPPHEPLERPLPEPHLLPGSCSEGCDPKTDPFCL, via the exons ATGACGCAGGGTCCGGGCTGGCGCGCGCCCTCCGCGCCCCCCGCGCCCCCCGAGCCCGAGGCACCCACCACCTTCTGCGCGCTGCTGCCGCGCATGCCTCAGTGGAAGTTTGTGGCGCCCGGCAGCTTCCTGGGCCGCGGCCCCGCAGCAGCGCGGGCGGCGGACTCTCAGACCGAGCGCGAGGGCCCAGCGGGCGTCCCCGCGTTGGCTGCTGCTGTGCTTGGCGCCTGCGAGCCGCGCTGCGCCGCGCCTTGTCCTCTGCCGGCGCTCAACCGCTGCCGAGCTGCGGGGGTGCGCGGGCCTCGGGGCGCGCGGGGTGCGTCCGGGCCCCCAGAAGCCGCCGCGGACGACTGGGTCCGCAAGGGAAGCTTCATCCACAAACCCGCGCATGGCTGGCTGCACCCCGACGCCAAGGTCCTGGGGCCCGGGGTCTCCTACATCGTTCGG tACATGGGCTGCATCGAGGTGCTCCGCTCCATGCGCTCCCTGGACTTCAGCACGCGCACCCAGGTGACCAG GGAAGCCATCAACCGACTGCACGAGGCTGTGCCCGGGATCCGGGGCTCCTGGAAGAAGAAG GCCCCCAATAAGGCGCTGGCCTCCATCCTGGGCAAGAGCAACCTGCGCTTTGCTGGCATGAGCATCTCTGTCAACATCTCCATCGAAGGCCTCAACCTCTCGGTGCCGGCCACCCGCCAG CTCTGCCCCGCCCAGGGCCGGGTGGCGGGTCCTGCCTGGCAGCAGCTGGTGACCTTCCTCCCCCAGGTCGTGGCCACCCACCACATGCAGTCCATCTCCTTCGCCTCAGGCGGCGACACG GACATGCTGGACTACGTGGCCTATGTCGCCAAGGACCCCATCAACCAGAGAG CCTGCCACATCCTGGAGTGCTGTGAGGGTCTGGCGCAGAGCGTGATCGGCACCGTGGGCCAGGCCTTTGAGCTGCGCTTCAAGCAGTACCTGCATGGCCCCCCCATGGCAGCCGTGCCCCCTGAGAG GCTGACTGGGCTGGAGGAGTCGGCCTTGGGGGACGAGGAGGAGGCCGAGGGACACGATTACTACAACAGCATCCCGGGCAAGGAGCCACCCCCGGGTGGTCTGGTGGACTCCAGGCTCCCAGCCACCCATCCCTGCACCCTCGGGGCCCTCAGCCAG GGCTCATCTGCCTGGAGAGACGCCTGCGGCCTGCAGTGGGGCCTGGGTCCCTCGGGGTCAG CCCAGCCGGGGGACGGCTATGTGCAGGCTGACGCCCGGGGGCCACGGGACTACGAGGACCATCTGTACGTCAACACCCAGGGCCTGGACGGCGCAGAACCCGGGGACCCTGCGCCCCTGCCCCCCGAGGACAGCCCCAAGAAGGACCTGTTTGACATGC GGCCCTTCGAGGACGCCCTGAAGCTGCACGCGTGTTCGGTGGGGGGTGGGGCGGCACCCCTGCCTCCCCCGGAGGACCAGTGGCCCAGCCCCCCCACCCGGCGGGCCCCAGTTGCCCCCACAGAGGAACAGCTGCGGCAGGAGCCCTGGTACCATGGCCGCATGAGTCGGCGGGCAGCGGAGAAGCTGCTCCGTGTGGACGGGGACTTCCTGGTGCGTGACAGTGTCACCAACCCTGGGCAGTATGTCCTCACGGGCATGCAGGCCGGGCAGCCCAAGCACCTGCTGCTGGTGGACCCCGAAG GTGCGGACAAAGGACGTGCTGTTCGAGAGCATCAGCCACCTCATTGCCTACCACCTGCAGAACGGGCAACCCATCGTGGCCGCCGAGAGCGAGCTGCACCTGCGTGGGGTGGTCCCGCGGGAGCCCTGAGCAGG gccctggctctgctgctgccCAGGTGCCCTGTCGTGGCCTTGTGGTGCTCGCCGTCCCTCGGACCTCTCGGCCGGAACACCTCCTCACTGCTGCTCCTTCCTCCGCATGAGCCTCTGGAACGCCCCCTGCCTGAGCCCCACCTGCTGCCAGGCTCCTGCAGCGAGGGCTGTGACCCAAAGACAGACCCTTTCTGCCTTTAA
- the Shc2 gene encoding SHC-transforming protein 2 isoform X6: MTQGPGWRAPSAPPAPPEPEAPTTFCALLPRMPQWKFVAPGSFLGRGPAAARAADSQTEREGPAGVPALAAAVLGACEPRCAAPCPLPALNRCRAAGVRGPRGARGASGPPEAAADDWVRKGSFIHKPAHGWLHPDAKVLGPGVSYIVRYMGCIEVLRSMRSLDFSTRTQVTREAINRLHEAVPGIRGSWKKKAPNKALASILGKSNLRFAGMSISVNISIEGLNLSVPATRQVVATHHMQSISFASGGDTDMLDYVAYVAKDPINQRACHILECCEGLAQSVIGTVGQAFELRFKQYLHGPPMAAVPPERLTGLEESALGDEEEAEGHDYYNSIPGKEPPPGGLVDSRLPATHPCTLGALSQGSSAWRDACGLQWGLGPSGSAQPGDGYVQADARGPRDYEDHLYVNTQGLDGAEPGDPAPLPPEDSPKKDLFDMRPFEDALKLHACSVGGGAAPLPPPEDQWPSPPTRRAPVAPTEEQLRQEPWYHGRMSRRAAEKLLRVDGDFLVRDSVTNPGQYVLTGMQAGQPKHLLLVDPEGVVRTKDVLFESISHLIAYHLQNGQPIVAAESELHLRGVVPREP, from the exons ATGACGCAGGGTCCGGGCTGGCGCGCGCCCTCCGCGCCCCCCGCGCCCCCCGAGCCCGAGGCACCCACCACCTTCTGCGCGCTGCTGCCGCGCATGCCTCAGTGGAAGTTTGTGGCGCCCGGCAGCTTCCTGGGCCGCGGCCCCGCAGCAGCGCGGGCGGCGGACTCTCAGACCGAGCGCGAGGGCCCAGCGGGCGTCCCCGCGTTGGCTGCTGCTGTGCTTGGCGCCTGCGAGCCGCGCTGCGCCGCGCCTTGTCCTCTGCCGGCGCTCAACCGCTGCCGAGCTGCGGGGGTGCGCGGGCCTCGGGGCGCGCGGGGTGCGTCCGGGCCCCCAGAAGCCGCCGCGGACGACTGGGTCCGCAAGGGAAGCTTCATCCACAAACCCGCGCATGGCTGGCTGCACCCCGACGCCAAGGTCCTGGGGCCCGGGGTCTCCTACATCGTTCGG tACATGGGCTGCATCGAGGTGCTCCGCTCCATGCGCTCCCTGGACTTCAGCACGCGCACCCAGGTGACCAG GGAAGCCATCAACCGACTGCACGAGGCTGTGCCCGGGATCCGGGGCTCCTGGAAGAAGAAG GCCCCCAATAAGGCGCTGGCCTCCATCCTGGGCAAGAGCAACCTGCGCTTTGCTGGCATGAGCATCTCTGTCAACATCTCCATCGAAGGCCTCAACCTCTCGGTGCCGGCCACCCGCCAG GTCGTGGCCACCCACCACATGCAGTCCATCTCCTTCGCCTCAGGCGGCGACACG GACATGCTGGACTACGTGGCCTATGTCGCCAAGGACCCCATCAACCAGAGAG CCTGCCACATCCTGGAGTGCTGTGAGGGTCTGGCGCAGAGCGTGATCGGCACCGTGGGCCAGGCCTTTGAGCTGCGCTTCAAGCAGTACCTGCATGGCCCCCCCATGGCAGCCGTGCCCCCTGAGAG GCTGACTGGGCTGGAGGAGTCGGCCTTGGGGGACGAGGAGGAGGCCGAGGGACACGATTACTACAACAGCATCCCGGGCAAGGAGCCACCCCCGGGTGGTCTGGTGGACTCCAGGCTCCCAGCCACCCATCCCTGCACCCTCGGGGCCCTCAGCCAG GGCTCATCTGCCTGGAGAGACGCCTGCGGCCTGCAGTGGGGCCTGGGTCCCTCGGGGTCAG CCCAGCCGGGGGACGGCTATGTGCAGGCTGACGCCCGGGGGCCACGGGACTACGAGGACCATCTGTACGTCAACACCCAGGGCCTGGACGGCGCAGAACCCGGGGACCCTGCGCCCCTGCCCCCCGAGGACAGCCCCAAGAAGGACCTGTTTGACATGC GGCCCTTCGAGGACGCCCTGAAGCTGCACGCGTGTTCGGTGGGGGGTGGGGCGGCACCCCTGCCTCCCCCGGAGGACCAGTGGCCCAGCCCCCCCACCCGGCGGGCCCCAGTTGCCCCCACAGAGGAACAGCTGCGGCAGGAGCCCTGGTACCATGGCCGCATGAGTCGGCGGGCAGCGGAGAAGCTGCTCCGTGTGGACGGGGACTTCCTGGTGCGTGACAGTGTCACCAACCCTGGGCAGTATGTCCTCACGGGCATGCAGGCCGGGCAGCCCAAGCACCTGCTGCTGGTGGACCCCGAAGGTGTG GTGCGGACAAAGGACGTGCTGTTCGAGAGCATCAGCCACCTCATTGCCTACCACCTGCAGAACGGGCAACCCATCGTGGCCGCCGAGAGCGAGCTGCACCTGCGTGGGGTGGTCCCGCGGGAGCCCTGA